The Sphaerochaeta sp. sequence TTGGAGTACGGACCCGCGCCGGGATAATAGCTGTGTTGTAATGCTGTGCCAGTTCCTGATAGGACTGGATTAATACCGGCTCATACTTGTCGCTCTGCTTCCGGTTCGTCGCTGTTGGAGCATTATCCGGAACCAGAATCGGCGTTACACCACCGAAAAACTCATACATGTGGACATGTGCTGTGATCCAGGCGCGTTCCTTCTCGTTGATGAAAGCTTCTACGAAGGCGTACTGACTGTAGGTCATTACGCCGACAAAGATCCACGCCTTTGTGATTTCGCCAGTGTACGGATCGATAATCTCGGCAGGATCTCCGGCCCAATCAACCTCGATCTGTTCGCCGGGCTTTCTGGGAAGGTGCATTGTGGCGTTCCGCTTCTGCTCGTTCTGCTGGATGTGATAACAGAACTGGGAATACATGAGCGGATCATCGCCGGCAGTCTTGCAGTCCTCAAGGTATTCCGTCCAAAGGAGCTTTTTGTTGACGCCGTTGCGGAGCAGTTCCTTCCGGATGTAGTCATAATCCGGCATCCGTTTCGTGCTTGTCGACGATAGAGCCTTTGGGAACATCACCCGTTGAAGCTCAGCGTCGGTGTAACTTTCGTCCAACGGCCAGCTGAGAGATAACTCTTTAGCCCGGCGCCGGACATCAATGATGGTGTGTTGCGAGACCTGCAGACTGGCTGCAATTTCACGCAGTGTTAGCCCTAAGGCTGATAGCCTCAGGATTTCGCGATACTTGGTCATAAGTGACCCTCCTTATAATGAATTTGCATCTGGATTGATGCTTAAAATCATTATAAGGATTGCTTCCCTTATGACCGGAATAATGCTTCCCAATTACCCGGAACCATGCTTCCCAAAGTCCGGACAGGTGCTATCGGGGAGCCCGTAATCTTCAGCCAAGGTTTTAGAGTAAGGTAATTCTTGATTGATGTCGAACTCTCAATGTGGGGTAATTCAGTGCACATCTGTTTTAGAGTAAGGTAATTCTTGATTGATGTTAATAGATGGACTAAAAAGGGTGACTTTGCGTGTGCTACCAAAAAGGCACTCCCCTGGGGAAGTGCCTGAAGAGCGCCCTACGGGAGTCGAACCCGCTTCTTAAGCTTGGAAGGCTTAGGTAATACCATTATACGAAAGGCGCTTGATGTATTTGCACTCATACTTATAAAGAAAAACCGGGCTCCCGTCAAGGGGCGTTTTGCTGTCTTCCGGTTGACTACGGGGTTTATTCCCAAGTAGAGTGTTGCTGCAAGGAAGGATGTGTATGGGACTACGTGGTGAAGTGTTTTCCTCGAAACTGGTGAAAAATGACAGGACGTACTTCTTCAATGTGAAGGAGAACATCTATGGTGATATGTTCCTGAATATCGTGGAGAGCAAGGGAACCCCTGACGAGGGGCGTTTCATCCGGCAATCCGTCATCGTCTACCAGGAAGATCTGGGCGAGTTCGTCAAGGAACTGCAGAAAAGCATTGATTACATCAAAATGCATGATACGGCAACCGGTCCGTATCCGTTGGAACGAAGACCGTTGGACAAAGACGGTTCGCCAAAACCCAGGCTTGTCGTCAAGGCGGTGCGCCGAGCGGATGAACCTCCGACAGAAGACAAGCAATCAGAATAGATTCGTATCGCTCTGGTGATGCAGATGAAAGGACCTGCGGTGGATCGGGCAGAACCCGAATTCCCGCAGGTTTTTTTTATGGAGCGCCGTCGGATATCCTTTGTGGATGGCAAATCCGTACTGGGGCCATTTTTTGTCGGCATCGTCCATAAATCGGTCACGGGCTTCCTTGGCCAGAATGGAGGCGGCCATGATTGCCGGCTCCTTGGCGTCTCCTTTGACAATGGTGATCACCGGGCAGGGAAGCGGAGGTTTCCGGTTCCCGTCCACCAGGGCCAAGGTGACCTCTGCCTGCGTTGCGAGTTTTTGGTACGCCCTCTCCATGGCGAGAAATGTCGCCTGCAGGATGTTGATCCGGTCGATCTCCTCGTTGCTGGCCCATCCGATGGCCCAGAGGGCCTGTTCCTTGATGACGGTTTCCGCCTTTTGCCGTTGGAGGTGGGTAAGTTTCTTGGAATCGTTCAGGATTTGGATGGGAAAGTGGGGAGGGAGGATCACCGCGGCGGCGCACACCGGACCGGCAAGCGGTCCCCGGCCCGCCTCATCGATGCCGCAGGTATGAAGCGGATCGTTGCTTTGGAGGGGGAAGAGTTCTTCCTGCTGATTCTTGCGTCCCATAAAAGAAACGGTATATACTTGCGCTATCGTGCGTCAAGGATGGTGGAATGTTTCTCAAGTGTCTTGATCTCCAAGGATTCAAATCGTTTGCCGACAAAACGCATCTTGACTTCACCGATGGGATCACCAGTTTGCTTGGGCCCAACGGGTGCGGCAAGAGCAACATCGTTGACGCCATCAAATGGGTGTTGGGGGAGCAGTCCACCAAAACCCTCCGTGCCGGACGCATGGAGGATGTGATCTTCAACGGAACGGACAAACGCAAGCCGCTTCCGTTCGCAGAAGTGGCGCTTACCATCAACAACGAAAACCATGAGCTTCCCAACGACGCGACGGAGATCGAGATCAAGCGGAGGATTTTCCGTGACGGGAATTCCAACGAGTATTTCATCAACCGCCAGCAGTGCAAACTCTCCGACATCCGGGCTTTGTTCTTTGACACGGGAGTCGGAAAAAGCGCGTATTCCATTCTGGAACAAGGAAAGATCGACCAGATCCTGACCAAATCCCCGGAAGAACGCCGGTCGATCTTCGAGGAAGCCGCCGGTATTTCAAGATTCAAGGCGGAAAGCATCGAGGCGGAACGAAAACTGGAGAAGGCCAACGAGAACATCGCCCAGGTCGAGTCGATCCTGAAGGACACCAAACGGACCTATGAAACCCGCAAGACCCAGGCGGAGAAAGCCATCAAGGCACGGGCTCTGAAGGCGGAACAGTTCAGCCTGGAAGTGGACATCAGCCTGGGAACGGTGCAGTCCTATCTGAAGCTGAAGGATTCGTACCATGAGGAATTGAACAAACTGCAGCTCCAGTTCCAACAGATGCAGGACAAGACCAAACAGGATGCTGAAACGATGAACGCACTGCAGGATGAAATGAAATCCCATGCGGGAAAACGGGTAGCCATCCAGATCCAGATGAAAGGTATCGAAGAGGCGCAGAAGGGCAGGGACGAGAAACTTGACCTGCTCACCCAACGCTTTCGGGAATTCTGCCGGCAGAAGGACCAAAGCCTGCAGAAAGCCGATGAATACAAGGAAAAGATTGACCGGGACACGGAAGTCCTGGACGACAAGAAAGACGCCCTCCAGGATGTGGAGGACAAGCTGTCCACCATCGACGAGGATATCCGCAAAAACATCGAGGCGCTGGATAAAACCAAACAGACCATCGCTGATATCGAAAGCAAGATTACAGAGGAAGAGCGAAACGGACTGAAGCTCAACGAACAGCTTGAGGCGTTGCAACGGGAAGTAGGAGAGCTGACCGATGTCATCGTGGTGCAATTGGACGCCAAGCTGAAGGAATCGGGATACCGGACGGACGAGAAGATCAAGGCGCGGGATGCGTTCGTCCAGAAACTTGCCGCCATCAAAAAATCGGTGGATGAACGCTCTGCGTTCCTTTCCCGCCTGGGTGGAGCCGACCTTTCGTTCCAGACGCTCGCCTCCCAGGAGCAGACGTTCCAGAAGAATCTGCTTGCCGCGTTGCAGGATGCCTCTTCGTTGTTTGACCAGTATGTCTCCCATGAACCGACGTTCCTGGATGATCTGGTGGCCCCGGAAGGGATCATCACCAAAAAGCACCAGTTGGATGGCAACATCGAGCAGATGCGTCGCCAGATCGGAGACGGCAGGGACAAGATGAGCCAGTTGCAGCAAGAGCAACAGCGTCTTTCCCAGTCCGTCGTTTCGTTCCAGGAAGCCATCAACCAGCAGAACTACTCCAAGATCGCCTTGCAGGGACAAAAAAACACCCTCACCGAGATGATCAACCAGATGGGCAAGACCATCATGGAGGAGCAGTACTACTACGATGACCTGATCAACGCCAGCAAGAACGCCGAGAACAGCATTTATGACACGCAGGACAGCATCCGGTCGGTGGAAGAAGCGTACAAGACTGCCAAGGAAGAGATGGAGGATCTGAACGTCCGGCTGGAAGAGGAAGTGTCCGCCGTGGAAAAGGTGCAGAAATCGATCCGGGATATGCAGGAAGCACAGTCTGAGTCAGCCCACGCCCTGCAGGATGTTTTCCAGAAACAGTCTGATCTGAAAGGCCGGATCGCCGGGACGGATGACGCACTGAACGGTGTCTACACCTCCTTCTTCACAACGTATGGGAAGAGTCTGAAGGAATACGAGAACCGGTTGGGGCAGACGATCGAGGAATATGCCGTGTTACAGAACCGGCTCACCTCGGTGAAAAAAGAACTGGAGGGACTGGGGAACATCAACCAGATGGCCGAGGATGAGTTCAACGAAGTGAAGAGCCAGTATGACTTCCTCTCCTCCCAGCTTGCCGACCTGAACAAGGCGAAAGCGGATCTCGTCGGGGTCGTGCAGGACATCAAGACACGAAGCGCCGACTTGTTCAATGAGACGTACAAACAGATATCCGCCAATTTCCAGGATATGTTCCGCCGTCTGTTCGGTGGTGGACGAGCGGAACTGAAACTGGTGCCGCCGGAGCAAAAGCCAGGAAAGGAAGGAGAGGAGCAGGAAGAAGAGAAGCCTCTCTCCGAAGCGGAGCAGAAACTGAAGGAAGCGGATGATATCCTGGAAAGCGGCATTGACATCTTCGCCCAGCCTCCTGGGAAAAAACTGGTGTCGTTGTCCCTGCTCTCCGGTGGGGAGCGGTCGATGACCGCCGTGGCGCTGTTGTTCGCCACCTACATCGTCAAGCCTTCCCCGTTCTGCATTCTGGATGAGATCGACGCGGCGTTGGATGACCGGAACATCGGCAACTTCCTCACCGTGCTGCAGGGCTTCGCCCAGACCAGCCAGTTCATCATCATCACCCACAACAAGCACACCGTCCTGGGCTCGTCCTCCATGCTGGGCGTCACCCAGATCGAGGCAGGAGTGTCCACCACGGTCAGCTACCGTCTGGCGAAGGAAGCGGGAAAGCCGGTGATTCTGGACGACAACTCCAACAAGGTCGATTTCACCGATGATGGAGTGCGGAAATAATGCGTAACCTTGACACCACAATACGGTCTACGGTATAAGTCAACAGGATAGGAAGAGGTATGTTCGAAGCCATTAGTGAAACATTTTCCGGCATTCTCCGCTCCATGGCGGGGAAATCAAAGATCACGGAGAAGAACGTCGAGGACGCGGTAGAAGAGATCAAAGTGGCGTTGCTTGACGCCGATGTCAACCTTCACGTGGTACGCCGGTTCATCAATGGCACCCTTGAGGAAGCGAAAGGGGAGAAAGTCCTTAAGGCGGTCAATCCTGGCCAGCAGTTCGTCAAGATCGTCTACGACAAGATGGTCGCACTGCTTTCCGATCCCCAGGGACAGGACCTGCTTTTGAAAGGACCGGATACCACCACCGTCATTCTGATGATGGGGCTCCAGGGGTCCGGAAAAACCACCACGGCTGCCAAACTCGGCTATCGCCTGAGAAAACAGGGGCGGCGCGTGTTGCTCGCAGCCTGTGACTTGGTCCGTCCGGCTGCCATGCTGCAATTGCAGGTGCTTGGCGAAAAGGCGGAAGTCCCGGTCTATGTGGAGCAGGGGGCGAAAGATCCCGCCGCCGTCGCTTCGGCGGCACTGCGAAAGGCAAAGAAAGAACAGTACGATGTCCTGATCGTCGACACCAGCGGACGGATGTACCTGGATGAGGCGTTGATGGAAGAATTGGCCCGCATCAAGGATGCCGTCAAGCCGGATGAGACATTGTTCGTCGCTGACGCGATGACCGGTCAGGATGCGGTGAACATCGCCAAGGAATTCGAGGCGAAGATCGGCATCTCCGGCGTCGTGTTGACCAAGTTCGACAGCGACACCCGGGGCGGCGCGGCGATGTCGCTTCGCGCCGTGGTGGGAAAGCCGATCAAATTCATCGGTTCCGGTGAGAAGCTGGAGGATATCCAGCCGTTCTATCCGGAGCGTATGGCCAGCCGGATCCTCGGCATGGGAGATGTCGTCTCCCTGGTGGAGAAGGCGCAGGAGACGGTCAGTCAGGAAGAGGCGATGAAGCTTCAGGCGAAGATGGCGAAGAACACCTTCGACCTGCAGGATTACCTTGACCAGCTTGACTCGATGAACAAGATGGGGACGATGGAGCAGATCATCGATATGATTCCTGGTGCCAAAGGGCAGATTTCGGCGGATGACATTGACACCCGCCAGTTCGCCCAGCAGAAGGCGATCATCCGGTCGATGACCCGCATGGAACGGGAGAATTTCCGAGTCATCGGCCCGGACCGCCGCAAGCGGATCGCAAAAGGAAGCGGGACGACCGTTTCCGATGTGAACCGTCTGCTGAAACAATTCGAGAAAACGCGGCTTACCATGCATAAGTTCGCGAAAAATAAGAAATACCAAGCTGCCATGCTGAAACAGATGGGTATGATGAATAATCCACAAGAGAGGTAGGAGGAGTACAAACATGAGTACAAGCATGAGATTGACACGGATGGGAACCCAAAAGAAAGCGGAATACCGCATCGTCGTGATGGACAGCCATTCACCGACCAACAGCAGCACGTTGGACGTGATCGGCCATTATCATCCGAGGGCTGAGGAAGACAAGCAGATCGTCCTTGACGCCGAAAAGGCCAAGGCGTGGTTGCTCAAAGGCGCCCAGCCTTCCGCGACGGTGAAGACGATCCTCAACAAGAGCGGCATCCAGATCAGCAGAAAACCGGCCCAGGACTGAGTTTTCAGGAGCTCGTCGTGGAAAAAGATCTTGTTGAATTTATTGTAAAGAGTCTCGTCGATCATCCGGACCAGGTGAATGTCAACGTCGTGGAGGGGGAGAAATCCACCATCCTCGAGCTGAAAGTCGCCGATGAGGATGTCGGCAAGGTGATCGGCAAGCAAGGCCGCATCGCGAAGGCGATCAGGACAATCCTGTCCGCTTCCGCGACCAAGGGCGGCAAACGCGCCGTGCTCGAGATTCTTGACTGATGGAAACTGGGGATCTGCTTGCCACAGCCACCATTGGTGCCCCGTTTGGGATCAATGGAGAGCTGAAGGTCTATCCGAACAATGAGCGTCATGACTACCTGAAGCAATTGAAGGTGGTCACGGTGCAGTTGTCTGGTGGATCGGTCCGGCAGGTTGAGATCATCGCGTTCAGGGTGGTGGGAGGACAGCTTTTGTGCCAGTTCCGCGGGTATGAAACCCCGGAGAAGGCGCGTGAGCTGTCCCGTGCCATCCTGCTGGTTCCCAGAGATCAGGCGTATCCGTTGAAGAAAGGCGAAGTGTATGTCGCCGATCTGATCGGTTGCAACCTGGTGTATCAAGGGGAAACACTGGCCACCGTGGTCGCGACGGTGGACGGACCGCAGGCTCTGTTGCTGGAAGCCGAGGGGAAGGATGGCAAACGTCATCTGGTCCCGTACCTGCCGGTGTTCGTCGGACCGACGGACATCCAGGCGAAAACCATCCAGCTTCGCGTCGATTGGATTCTGGGATGAACATCACCGTAGTGACATTGTTTCCCGAGATGGTGGAGCCGTTCTTCACCAATTCCATCATGAAGCGCGCCGTGGAAGCGGGTTTGATCACCTACCGGGTGGTCAACTTCCGTGATTGGGCGGAAGATCGCCACAAAAGCTGTGACGATGTTCCGTTCGGCGGTGGAGCCGGGATGGTGGTGAAGTGCGGCCCGTTGGATCGGGCGCTTGGGGACTTGGACGCCCATCACAAACGGGTGGTCTTCGCCACGCCAAGCGGGAAGAAGTTCACCCAGGCGTACGCCAAGGATCTGAGCAAGGAACAGGATCTCCTGTTCATTTGCGGGCATTACGAAGGAATTGACCAACGGATCATCGACACGTGGGTCGATGACGAGATTTCCATCGGGGACTATGTGATTTCCAGCGGGGAAGTCGCAACCTTGGTGTTGATCGACGCCATCTACCGGCTGGTGGATGGGGTGATCGCTCCCGAGTCTCTCCAGGAGGAAAGCTTCTGTGGAGGACTGTTGGAATACCCCCAGTACACACGACCGGAAACCTATTGTGCAAAAGAGGTTCCTGCGGTATTATTGAGCGGTCATCACGCCAACATTTGCCAGTGGCGTGTGATGCAACGACTGGAGAAAACGAAAAAAAATCGGCCGGAATTACTTGAGACGGCGGCACTTGATGTAGACTCCAGATCCACGTTGAATGATTTGTTTGGATATAGTGCGAAAGGGACAAACGAAGATGGACGAAGTGAAGGAAGAAGTGAAGACTGAACAAGTCAATCCTCAGGAAGTGAAAGCTGAGGACGTGAAAGCGGAAGCGCCGAAGGCGGAAGAGAAGCAGGAACCGGTAGCGGCGAAAGCCGCGGCACCGAAGAAAGCCGCCGTGCCGAAAGACGTCATCAAGGCGATCGAATCGGAACAGATCAAGGAAAATGCCGAGAACTTCAGCGTAGGTGATACGGTGAAGGTTTATTTCAAGATCATTGAAGGTGCCACGGAGCGTGTCCAGGTGTTCGAAGGCCTGGTCATCTGCAAGAAGAACAGCGGACTGCGCAAATCGTTCACCGTACGGAAGAACTCCTATGGTGTCGGTGTGGAACGTATCTTCCCGATGCATTCCCCGCGTATCGAGAAGGTCGAGATTGTGCGCCATGGCCGTGTCAGAAGAGCCAAGCTGTACTACGTGCGCGGCAAGGTCGGCAAGAGCGCCAAGATCAAGGAACTGTTCGTCAAGAAAGAGGCCTGATGTTCGATATCAACAATCCCCGTGGGCCTTGGTCCAATGGGGATTGTTTTGTATCGGAAGGAGGAAGGGATGGAAGCGAATCGGAGCGGAAAGGGAAAACGAGGGAAAAAGGGGAAGCCTGATTCCCACAAGGAAAACCACCGCACGCCCAGCGCGCGGGAGTTGCTCCTGCCCAAGAAACATCCGGTACGCCACAGTAATCTTCCCATCCCTGAACCCCGAATGATCAAGGAACCGCTTCCTGTCTGTCCTCTTTGCGGCAAACAGGTGGAGAACATCGCAGAGGCGATCACTGCTCCGGATGGATCGTACTGCCACTTCGACTGTGTCATCACGCAGTTGACCGAGCAGGAAAAGCCGAAAGAAAACCAGATGATCAGCTACGTGGGCAGCGGTAACTTCGCCGTCGTGGAGAAGGGTACCGACGGAAAATTCACCATCGTCAAGAAGTTCGAATACGAGAAGCGTGAAGCGTTCGACGCAATGAAAAAGTATGTGGAGGCATCAAAAATCGGATGAGTGACAACCATATCGCCATGCTTCCCGGATCGTTTGATCCCCCAACGTACGGACACATTGACATTATCGAGCGGAGCGCCGCGTTGTATGACAAGCTGTACGTCGTCGTGGCGGACAACATTGAGAAGAAATACCTGTTCACTGCGGAAGAGCGGAAAGCGATGCTGGAAGAGATTCTTGCAGGATACCCGAACGTCCAGGTGGAGACGTACCGCGGCCTGGTGGTGGAGTTCGCCCGAAGCCATCAGATCGGTGTGATGATCCGTGGAGTGCGTGCCTTGGTCGATTTCGGATATGAGTTTGAGCTGGCCATGACCAACAAGCAGATCAACCCGGATCTGGAAGTGTTGTTCATGCCGACCAGCCCCAAATACTTTCTTCTGCGTTCCTCCGGCATCAAGGAGATGGCCAGCTTCGGCGCGGATGTCTCCAAACTGGTGCCCAAAGTAGTGGCGCAACAGCTGAAGAAGCGGATAAAGGTGATTGGAAATGAGTGAAGAAGAGATTTTGGACAAGATCCGCCCGATCATCGCCGAGAAGCTGTCGATTCCTGCCGATAAGATCACGATGGACGCGTCGTTCATCAAGGATCTCGGGGCGGACAGCCTGACGGCCTTCGAGATGATCTGGGCGATCGAGGACGCCATCGGCGTCGAAGTTCCCGATGAAACATTGATGGACATCCACACGGTGCATGACGCCGTTCGTGAGATTTCCCGGCAGTTGGCATAGTTGTTGACTCACCGTGCCAAAACCGTTATTCTAGTGTAGTTTCCTAATTCAAGAGAGGTACATATCATGGCAACACCCAAATATAAGACGTCGAAATCCAAAGCAGCCAGCCGCAAGGCGGCCAACATGAAACTTGCCAGCCCGACGCTGACCAAATGCAGCACCTGCGGGAACCTGATCCTTCCTCATCGCGTATGCCCGAAGTGCGGGTTCTATCGTGGTGTGCAGGTGATCGAGCAGAGCGAGAAATAAGAGGAGTTTGGTGCATGACTACGATGACAAAAGACGAACTGTTCAAGAAGGTACAGGCTTTGATTGCCGAGAAGTTTGATCTGGATCCGTCCAAAGTAACGATGGAATCCAATTTCCGCAAGGATTTTGAGGCGGACAGTCTTGATACCTATGAATTGGTCTATGCGATCGAGCAGGACTTCGGCGTGACGATTCCTGACGAGAAGGCCAATGAGTTTGAGACGGTGAAGGATGCCGTCGATTATCTCGAAACCCAAATCGCGTAACATGTCAGATTTTGACGCGCAAGCTCCCGTTGTCTCCGATACGAGAAAATGGGAGCTTTTGAATTTTAAGAAGGAATCAGGGATTCCCATTGAGGATCTCAGCCTGTTGAACCTTGCCTTCACCCATCGGTCCTACGCAAATGAGACGACGGATGAGATCGGCAACAACGAACGGCTGGAGTTTCTTGGCGACAGCATCCTTGGCATGGTGGTGGCCGATTGGCTTTTCCGTAACATGCCGAAGAAACACGAGGGCGATTTCTCGAAGATCAAGAGCATCGCCGTCAGTGAGGACAGTCTGGATGTCGTCGCGAAGAAACTGCATCTTGGCACCTACCTTTTGATGGGCAAGGGGGAAGAGCGCTCCGGAGGAAGGGAGAAGAAGGCGTTGCTCGCCGATTGTGTCGAGGCGCTGTTCGCCGCCTGCTATCTGGACCAGGGTTTCATCCCCACCAGGGATTTCATCCTCTCCTGCATGGTGCCCCAGATTGAGGACGTGGTGCGCAACAACTACCACCACGATTTCAAGACCAGCCTGCAGGAGTACTGCCAGCATCGCTACAAGAAGACGCCGGTGTACACGTTGGTGGACAAGAAAGGTCCGGAGCACGATTTCACCTTTTTTGTGACGGTCAACGTCCACGGACAGGTATTCGGTCCGGCCCAGGGTTCGACGAAGAAACAGGCGGAGCAGAACGCGGCGAAACTGGCTTACGATGGCTTGGATGTCGCTTCGTTCGAAGCTTCCAAGTGAGCTGACGCCAGAGCGATGAGCCGATCCCGCTCGTTCTGGGCGGGATCTTCCATCACACAGGAAAGCAGATATTCCAGCATCTCTTTGACACCAGGCCCTTTGGGAACACCAAGGGCCATCACGTCGTTGCCGTTGATCTTCAGGTCTTTCAGTGAGAGTGCGTCCCCTTGTTCCAGAATGGATTGGATTCGTTGTTCCAGGCTCTGGATGGAACGGTAGGCGGCAAGCTGGATCGTCTGGTTTTCCGCTTCCCCCTGGTCGGTCATCGTGGCGATGACGTCACAGATACGGAGACGGAACAGGTCGTCAAGGTGGTCTTTGCCCACCCGGACGATGAAGCGCCGGACGGCAGCGTCACTCCACTCGGGAGTGTAGGTGAACATGTGCTGGGAAACCAGGTGGGAGACGGTATCCACCTCTTCGTTGGATGCTTTGAGGTTTCTCAGAATGGTACGGGTGATCTCGGCGCCGACCAGATCATGACGGTGATAGGTATTGCCGTCCGGATGGTATTCCACCGTCCTGCATTTGCCGATGTCGTGCAGCAGCGCCGCTTCCCGGACATACTGGCTGTAGCCATGGTCCGCGGCGATCTGGCAGGTATGGATGCAATGTGCAAGCACGGTGTCGTGGTGCTGTCCGTTCTGCTGGATGCCCCGCCCATTTGCCAGGTCAGGAAGCAGGACATCCAGGACACCGCTCTGGTCGGCCAGGGCAAGCCCTTTGGCGGGGTGAGGGCTGCATAGCATCTTGGTCAATTCGTCATGGATCCGTTCCTCTGAGACGTGGGAGAGGTTTTCCTTCAGTTCCCCCATCGCCTTGAAGGTTTCCGGCTCAATGGTGAAATCAAGTTTCGCCGCGAAGCGAAGGGCGCGAAGGATTCTCAAGGCGTCTTCCTGGAACCGTTTGCGCGGTTCCCCGATGGCCCTGATCACCCCGTCCTTCAGGTCTTCCCTGCCATGGTACAGGTCGATGATCTGGCCGCTGATGCAGTCCGCGGCAAACGCGTTGATGGTGAAGTCCCTGCGGGAGAGGTCTTCGGCAAGATCCGGGACGAACGTGACGGAGGAGGGGTGGCGCATATCCAGGTAGGCGCCTTCCGTCCGGAACGTGGTCACCTCGTACTTCTGGCCATGGAACAACACGGTGACCGTGCCATGTTCGATTCCGGTGGGGATCACCCGGCGGAACAGGCGCTGCACCTCCTGGGGTATTGCGTCGGTGGTGAAATCATAATCATGGTTTGGCACGCCAAGAAGCGCGTCGCGGATCGAACCTCCGACGACGTACAGATGGTGTCCGTGTTCCTGGAACACCTTTCCGAATTCCTTGACTTCTTCAGGTAACGGAAACGATTTCATACCCGCTATCCTAGCAGATTGGGCGCCGTTTGTCCCCTATGCAAGAAAGGCCGTTTATTGTATATTG is a genomic window containing:
- a CDS encoding DUF3276 family protein, which encodes MGLRGEVFSSKLVKNDRTYFFNVKENIYGDMFLNIVESKGTPDEGRFIRQSVIVYQEDLGEFVKELQKSIDYIKMHDTATGPYPLERRPLDKDGSPKPRLVVKAVRRADEPPTEDKQSE
- a CDS encoding ribonuclease HII encodes the protein MGRKNQQEELFPLQSNDPLHTCGIDEAGRGPLAGPVCAAAVILPPHFPIQILNDSKKLTHLQRQKAETVIKEQALWAIGWASNEEIDRINILQATFLAMERAYQKLATQAEVTLALVDGNRKPPLPCPVITIVKGDAKEPAIMAASILAKEARDRFMDDADKKWPQYGFAIHKGYPTALHKKNLREFGFCPIHRRSFHLHHQSDTNLF
- a CDS encoding AAA family ATPase — protein: MFLKCLDLQGFKSFADKTHLDFTDGITSLLGPNGCGKSNIVDAIKWVLGEQSTKTLRAGRMEDVIFNGTDKRKPLPFAEVALTINNENHELPNDATEIEIKRRIFRDGNSNEYFINRQQCKLSDIRALFFDTGVGKSAYSILEQGKIDQILTKSPEERRSIFEEAAGISRFKAESIEAERKLEKANENIAQVESILKDTKRTYETRKTQAEKAIKARALKAEQFSLEVDISLGTVQSYLKLKDSYHEELNKLQLQFQQMQDKTKQDAETMNALQDEMKSHAGKRVAIQIQMKGIEEAQKGRDEKLDLLTQRFREFCRQKDQSLQKADEYKEKIDRDTEVLDDKKDALQDVEDKLSTIDEDIRKNIEALDKTKQTIADIESKITEEERNGLKLNEQLEALQREVGELTDVIVVQLDAKLKESGYRTDEKIKARDAFVQKLAAIKKSVDERSAFLSRLGGADLSFQTLASQEQTFQKNLLAALQDASSLFDQYVSHEPTFLDDLVAPEGIITKKHQLDGNIEQMRRQIGDGRDKMSQLQQEQQRLSQSVVSFQEAINQQNYSKIALQGQKNTLTEMINQMGKTIMEEQYYYDDLINASKNAENSIYDTQDSIRSVEEAYKTAKEEMEDLNVRLEEEVSAVEKVQKSIRDMQEAQSESAHALQDVFQKQSDLKGRIAGTDDALNGVYTSFFTTYGKSLKEYENRLGQTIEEYAVLQNRLTSVKKELEGLGNINQMAEDEFNEVKSQYDFLSSQLADLNKAKADLVGVVQDIKTRSADLFNETYKQISANFQDMFRRLFGGGRAELKLVPPEQKPGKEGEEQEEEKPLSEAEQKLKEADDILESGIDIFAQPPGKKLVSLSLLSGGERSMTAVALLFATYIVKPSPFCILDEIDAALDDRNIGNFLTVLQGFAQTSQFIIITHNKHTVLGSSSMLGVTQIEAGVSTTVSYRLAKEAGKPVILDDNSNKVDFTDDGVRK
- the ffh gene encoding signal recognition particle protein, which gives rise to MFEAISETFSGILRSMAGKSKITEKNVEDAVEEIKVALLDADVNLHVVRRFINGTLEEAKGEKVLKAVNPGQQFVKIVYDKMVALLSDPQGQDLLLKGPDTTTVILMMGLQGSGKTTTAAKLGYRLRKQGRRVLLAACDLVRPAAMLQLQVLGEKAEVPVYVEQGAKDPAAVASAALRKAKKEQYDVLIVDTSGRMYLDEALMEELARIKDAVKPDETLFVADAMTGQDAVNIAKEFEAKIGISGVVLTKFDSDTRGGAAMSLRAVVGKPIKFIGSGEKLEDIQPFYPERMASRILGMGDVVSLVEKAQETVSQEEAMKLQAKMAKNTFDLQDYLDQLDSMNKMGTMEQIIDMIPGAKGQISADDIDTRQFAQQKAIIRSMTRMERENFRVIGPDRRKRIAKGSGTTVSDVNRLLKQFEKTRLTMHKFAKNKKYQAAMLKQMGMMNNPQER
- the rpsP gene encoding 30S ribosomal protein S16; the encoded protein is MSTSMRLTRMGTQKKAEYRIVVMDSHSPTNSSTLDVIGHYHPRAEEDKQIVLDAEKAKAWLLKGAQPSATVKTILNKSGIQISRKPAQD
- a CDS encoding KH domain-containing protein, with product MEKDLVEFIVKSLVDHPDQVNVNVVEGEKSTILELKVADEDVGKVIGKQGRIAKAIRTILSASATKGGKRAVLEILD
- the rimM gene encoding ribosome maturation factor RimM (Essential for efficient processing of 16S rRNA) encodes the protein METGDLLATATIGAPFGINGELKVYPNNERHDYLKQLKVVTVQLSGGSVRQVEIIAFRVVGGQLLCQFRGYETPEKARELSRAILLVPRDQAYPLKKGEVYVADLIGCNLVYQGETLATVVATVDGPQALLLEAEGKDGKRHLVPYLPVFVGPTDIQAKTIQLRVDWILG
- the trmD gene encoding tRNA (guanosine(37)-N1)-methyltransferase TrmD, with the protein product MNITVVTLFPEMVEPFFTNSIMKRAVEAGLITYRVVNFRDWAEDRHKSCDDVPFGGGAGMVVKCGPLDRALGDLDAHHKRVVFATPSGKKFTQAYAKDLSKEQDLLFICGHYEGIDQRIIDTWVDDEISIGDYVISSGEVATLVLIDAIYRLVDGVIAPESLQEESFCGGLLEYPQYTRPETYCAKEVPAVLLSGHHANICQWRVMQRLEKTKKNRPELLETAALDVDSRSTLNDLFGYSAKGTNEDGRSEGRSED
- the rplS gene encoding 50S ribosomal protein L19 — its product is MPKDVIKAIESEQIKENAENFSVGDTVKVYFKIIEGATERVQVFEGLVICKKNSGLRKSFTVRKNSYGVGVERIFPMHSPRIEKVEIVRHGRVRRAKLYYVRGKVGKSAKIKELFVKKEA